The following are encoded in a window of Mycobacterium sp. ELW1 genomic DNA:
- a CDS encoding lysophospholipid acyltransferase family protein: MWYWLFKYIFMGPLLSLLGRPKVEGLEHVPTNGPAILASNHLAVADSFYLPLVVRRRITFLAKSEYFTGTGIKGWFTRWFYTVAGQVPIDRTDADAAQAALTTAERLLSQGKLMGMYPEGTRSPDGRLYKGKTGLARLALETQVPVIPVAMIGTDVVNPPGSKMWRFGRVTVRFGKPMDFSRFDGLAGNRFIERAVIDEVMYELMELSGQEYVDIYAATLKNSEEPVDPKQGGPGQPPARIPESAAG, translated from the coding sequence ATGTGGTACTGGCTGTTCAAGTACATCTTCATGGGGCCTTTGCTGTCTCTCTTAGGTAGGCCGAAAGTCGAAGGGCTGGAACATGTTCCAACCAACGGCCCGGCGATCCTGGCCAGCAATCACCTCGCGGTGGCCGACAGTTTCTACCTCCCGCTGGTGGTCCGGCGACGGATCACCTTCCTGGCCAAGTCCGAATACTTCACCGGGACCGGCATCAAGGGCTGGTTCACCCGGTGGTTCTACACGGTGGCCGGGCAGGTCCCGATCGACCGCACCGACGCCGACGCCGCGCAGGCGGCGCTGACCACCGCCGAGCGACTGCTGTCGCAGGGCAAGCTGATGGGGATGTATCCCGAGGGCACCCGCTCGCCGGACGGGCGGCTGTACAAGGGCAAGACCGGGCTGGCGCGTCTCGCCCTCGAGACGCAGGTCCCGGTGATTCCGGTCGCGATGATCGGAACCGACGTCGTGAACCCGCCCGGATCGAAGATGTGGCGCTTCGGCCGGGTGACGGTGCGCTTCGGCAAGCCGATGGACTTCTCCCGGTTCGACGGACTGGCGGGCAACCGCTTCATCGAGCGGGCCGTCATCGACGAGGTCATGTACGAGCTGATGGAGCTGTCCGGTCAGGAGTACGTCGACATCTACGCCGCGACGTTGAAGAACAGCGAGGAACCCGTGGACCCTAAGCAGGGTGGACCAGGTCAGCCACCGGCGCGGATCCCGGAGTCCGCCGCAGGTTAG
- a CDS encoding glycosyltransferase 87 family protein: protein MTQVAIVALLVYAGWLLFGHIPYRIDIEVYRMGGQAWLHGQSLYSGDATFRTTIGLGLPFTYPPLAAIVFSPFAWVSLSTASVIITAITLVLVLVSTWIVLTRLAVWPASTLTREPAWMRRAWLSAGIVALAVMYLEPIDANFAFGQINVVLMTLVIADCVPRRTPWPRGMLLGVAIALKLTPAVFLLYFLLRRDGRAALTAAGTFVAASLLGCALAWRDSLEYWTTTIRHTDRIGSAALNTNQNIAGALARLGLDKGTHFILWTLACFAVLGLTIWAVRRVLAAGEPTLALMCVALFGLMVSPVSWSHHWVWALPTVITAAVAAYRRRNIALGVVTGVGVALMVWIPLELLPQHHEESASWWRQLLGMSYVWWALAVIVVAGLTVITPVANLRRTPGSAPVADLVHPA from the coding sequence ATGACGCAGGTCGCGATCGTCGCGCTCCTGGTCTACGCCGGCTGGCTGCTGTTCGGGCACATCCCCTACCGGATCGACATCGAGGTCTACCGGATGGGCGGCCAGGCGTGGCTGCACGGCCAGTCCCTGTACTCCGGTGATGCGACCTTCCGCACCACGATCGGCCTGGGCCTGCCGTTCACCTATCCCCCGCTCGCCGCCATCGTGTTCAGCCCGTTCGCCTGGGTATCGCTGTCGACGGCGAGCGTGATCATCACCGCGATCACGCTGGTCCTGGTGCTGGTTTCCACCTGGATCGTGCTGACCCGCCTGGCGGTGTGGCCGGCCTCGACGCTGACCCGGGAGCCCGCGTGGATGCGCCGGGCCTGGCTGTCGGCGGGCATCGTGGCGCTGGCGGTGATGTATCTGGAACCCATCGACGCCAACTTCGCGTTCGGCCAGATCAACGTGGTGCTGATGACGCTGGTGATCGCCGATTGCGTGCCGCGCCGCACTCCCTGGCCGCGCGGAATGCTGCTCGGGGTGGCGATCGCGCTGAAGCTGACCCCCGCGGTCTTCCTGCTGTATTTCCTGCTGCGCCGCGACGGTCGTGCCGCGCTGACCGCGGCCGGGACGTTCGTCGCGGCCAGTCTGCTGGGCTGTGCGCTGGCCTGGCGCGATTCGCTGGAGTACTGGACCACCACGATCCGCCACACCGACCGGATCGGCAGCGCGGCGCTGAACACCAACCAGAACATCGCGGGCGCGCTGGCCCGCCTCGGCCTGGACAAGGGCACCCACTTCATCCTGTGGACGCTGGCCTGCTTCGCCGTCCTGGGCCTGACCATCTGGGCGGTCCGGCGGGTTCTGGCCGCCGGCGAGCCGACGCTGGCGTTGATGTGCGTTGCCCTGTTCGGCCTGATGGTTTCGCCGGTGTCGTGGTCACATCACTGGGTCTGGGCGTTGCCGACGGTGATCACGGCCGCGGTGGCCGCCTACCGGCGGCGGAACATCGCGCTCGGCGTGGTGACCGGCGTCGGAGTGGCGTTGATGGTGTGGATTCCGCTGGAGTTGCTGCCCCAGCATCACGAGGAGTCGGCGTCGTGGTGGCGCCAGCTGCTCGGGATGTCCTATGTCTGGTGGGCCTTGGCAGTGATCGTCGTCGCGGGGCTGACGGTGATCACACCGGTCGCTAACCTGCGGCGGACTCCGGGATCCGCGCCGGTGGCTGACCTGGTCCACCCTGCTTAG
- a CDS encoding FAD-dependent monooxygenase, whose product MPAPDLDVLIVGAGPTGLLLANELARHGVTSRIIDRAPAPATTSRALVVQPRTLEIFDDLGVAEQAVAAGTAASRLTVTFADSTVDLDFAGQLTGQENHTAYPEPRTLSQHDTERILTDLLSTQGIEIDRGVALTDLHQAADSVTASLRHEDGSTESVRCQWIVGCDGAHSAVRKASGIPFAGDTYRDEFIMADAELDWKLPHGGLYGFPSPAGIFAAFSMPGTNRYRIFGNFPPVDGPGADYSEPTHDEFQAMVDERVPFPATVVKEFWVTRYRVHSRTVPRYRDGRILLAGDAAHVHSPAGAQGMNTGIQDAYNLGWKLALVLRGLADESLVDSYDAERRPVGVQLLKTTDRLFAVFGGQNPLARLARGRVAPALAGRVLSRDWVRRRFIGLLAQLRVHYPDSPLNAEDGSGWHSAPAPGDRAREADVLIDGRSRRLYDVFRGTHHTVLLFTGLDAEARPEAELRRLAEQLEQDHPGLVKAQVVSTRSAHRQYGVTAASTFVIRPDKYIAYRGRPVELVAQHLRDQERQLQ is encoded by the coding sequence ATGCCCGCACCCGATCTCGACGTCCTGATCGTCGGCGCCGGTCCGACCGGGCTGCTGCTGGCCAACGAACTGGCACGCCACGGCGTCACGTCGCGGATCATCGATCGGGCGCCCGCGCCGGCGACCACCTCCCGCGCGCTCGTGGTCCAGCCCAGGACGCTGGAGATCTTCGACGACCTCGGCGTGGCCGAGCAGGCCGTCGCGGCAGGCACCGCCGCCTCGCGGCTGACCGTCACGTTCGCGGACAGCACAGTCGATCTCGACTTCGCCGGTCAGCTGACCGGGCAGGAGAACCACACCGCGTACCCCGAGCCCCGCACGCTGTCCCAGCACGACACCGAACGGATCCTCACCGACCTGTTGTCCACCCAGGGCATCGAGATCGACCGCGGCGTCGCGCTCACCGACCTGCACCAGGCGGCCGACTCGGTGACGGCCTCCTTGCGACACGAGGACGGCTCCACCGAATCGGTGCGGTGCCAGTGGATCGTCGGCTGCGACGGCGCGCACAGCGCGGTGCGCAAAGCCAGCGGCATCCCGTTCGCCGGTGACACCTACCGCGACGAGTTCATCATGGCCGACGCCGAACTCGACTGGAAGCTGCCCCACGGCGGACTCTACGGATTCCCCAGTCCGGCAGGCATTTTCGCAGCCTTCTCGATGCCGGGCACCAATCGCTATCGGATCTTCGGAAACTTCCCGCCGGTGGACGGACCCGGTGCCGACTACAGCGAGCCGACGCATGACGAATTCCAGGCCATGGTCGACGAGCGAGTTCCGTTCCCCGCCACCGTGGTCAAGGAGTTCTGGGTCACCCGCTACCGGGTGCACAGCCGCACGGTGCCGCGCTATCGCGACGGCCGCATCCTCCTTGCCGGCGACGCCGCCCACGTGCACAGCCCGGCCGGTGCGCAGGGGATGAACACCGGCATCCAAGATGCCTACAACCTCGGCTGGAAGCTCGCGCTCGTACTGCGCGGGCTCGCCGACGAGTCACTGGTGGACAGCTACGACGCCGAGCGCCGTCCGGTCGGTGTCCAACTGCTCAAGACCACCGACCGGTTGTTCGCCGTCTTCGGCGGACAGAATCCGTTGGCGCGCTTGGCCCGCGGCCGGGTGGCACCCGCGCTGGCCGGCCGAGTGCTCAGCCGAGACTGGGTGCGCAGGCGCTTCATCGGCCTGCTGGCGCAGCTGCGCGTCCACTACCCGGACAGCCCACTGAATGCCGAAGACGGCTCGGGGTGGCACAGTGCCCCCGCACCCGGCGACCGGGCCCGTGAGGCCGACGTGCTGATCGACGGTCGCTCACGACGCCTCTACGACGTGTTCCGCGGCACGCATCACACCGTGCTGCTGTTCACCGGGCTCGACGCCGAAGCCCGACCCGAGGCCGAATTGCGAAGGCTGGCAGAGCAACTCGAACAGGACCACCCCGGACTGGTGAAAGCCCAGGTGGTCAGTACCCGATCGGCGCACCGTCAGTACGGCGTCACCGCTGCAAGCACGTTCGTCATCAGACCGGACAAGTACATCGCGTACCGCGGCCGACCGGTCGAACTAGTCGCGCAGCATCTCCGCGACCAGGAACGCCAGCTCCAGTGA
- a CDS encoding class II 3-deoxy-7-phosphoheptulonate synthase: MNWTVDVPIEQLPSLPPLPADLRGRLDAALTKPALQQPSWDPEQAAAMRTVLESVPPVTVPSEIEKLKSQLADVALGKAFLLQGGDCAETFVDNTEPHIRANIRTLLQMAVVLTYGASMPVVKVARIAGQYAKPRSSDTDALGLKSYRGDMVNGFAPDAAVRQHDPSRLVRAYANASAAMNLVRALTSSGLASLHAVHDWNREFVRTSPAGARYETLAGEIDRGLRFMTACGVNDRNLDTAEIYASHEALVLDYERAMLRMDAEAAGGPKLYDLSAHYVWIGERTRQLDGAHVAFAEVIANPIGVKIGPTTSPELAVEYVERLDPNNEPGRLTLVSRMGNGKVRDVLPAIIEKVQASGHHVIWQCDPMHGNTHESSTGYKTRHFDRIVDEVQGFFEVHRALGTHPGGIHVEITGENVTECLGGAQDISDSDLAGRYETACDPRLNTQQSLELAFLVAEMLRD; the protein is encoded by the coding sequence GTGAACTGGACCGTTGACGTACCGATCGAGCAGCTGCCGTCGCTCCCGCCGCTCCCGGCTGACCTGCGCGGACGGCTCGATGCGGCGCTGACGAAGCCGGCGCTGCAGCAGCCCAGCTGGGATCCCGAGCAGGCCGCCGCCATGCGCACCGTCCTGGAGAGCGTGCCACCGGTCACGGTGCCGTCGGAGATCGAGAAGCTGAAGTCGCAGCTGGCCGATGTGGCCCTCGGCAAGGCATTTCTGCTGCAGGGCGGCGACTGCGCCGAGACCTTCGTCGACAACACCGAGCCGCACATCCGCGCCAACATCCGCACCTTGCTGCAGATGGCCGTCGTGCTCACCTACGGCGCGAGCATGCCGGTGGTGAAGGTGGCCCGCATCGCCGGCCAGTACGCCAAGCCGCGCTCCTCGGACACCGACGCGCTGGGGCTGAAGTCCTACCGCGGTGACATGGTCAACGGTTTCGCCCCCGACGCCGCCGTGCGCCAACACGATCCGTCGCGGTTGGTCCGCGCCTACGCCAATGCGAGCGCCGCGATGAACCTGGTGCGGGCGCTGACGTCGTCGGGATTGGCGTCGCTGCACGCGGTGCACGACTGGAACCGGGAGTTCGTCCGGACCTCACCGGCGGGTGCCCGCTACGAGACGCTGGCCGGTGAGATCGATCGCGGCCTGCGCTTCATGACGGCCTGCGGTGTCAATGACCGCAACCTGGACACCGCCGAGATCTACGCCAGCCATGAGGCGCTGGTGCTGGACTACGAGCGCGCGATGCTGCGGATGGACGCCGAGGCAGCTGGCGGACCCAAGCTCTACGACCTGTCGGCGCACTACGTCTGGATCGGGGAGCGCACCCGCCAGCTCGACGGCGCCCACGTGGCCTTCGCCGAGGTGATCGCGAACCCGATCGGCGTCAAGATCGGCCCGACCACCTCACCGGAACTGGCGGTGGAGTACGTCGAGCGGCTCGACCCGAACAACGAGCCCGGCCGGCTCACGCTGGTCAGCCGGATGGGTAACGGCAAGGTGCGCGACGTGCTGCCCGCGATCATCGAGAAGGTGCAGGCGTCGGGCCATCACGTCATCTGGCAGTGCGACCCCATGCACGGCAACACCCACGAGTCCTCGACCGGCTACAAGACCCGCCACTTCGACCGCATCGTCGACGAGGTCCAGGGCTTCTTCGAGGTGCATCGCGCGCTGGGCACCCATCCCGGCGGCATCCACGTCGAGATCACCGGCGAGAACGTCACCGAATGCCTCGGTGGCGCGCAGGACATCTCGGACTCGGACCTGGCCGGGCGCTACGAGACGGCGTGCGATCCGCGACTGAACACCCAGCAGTCACTGGAGCTGGCGTTCCTGGTCGCGGAGATGCTGCGCGACTAG
- a CDS encoding long-chain fatty acid--CoA ligase, producing MREYNVPASFTIGEHDNVVSSVYDHERTDPSYVIVQRQVDGAWTDVTCAEVAAQIRSAALGLIAEGVQAGDRVAILSATRYEWVILDYAILSVGGVTVPIYETSSADQVRWVLQDSGAVLVFTETEAHAQMVKELHDELPDLRKARRIESSGPTALDELAKAAAGADPAELERRLTALRSADPATLIYTSGTTGRPKGVQLTHANLLFETRGTTTCFPTLLRQHERLLVFLPLAHVLARALSMTAFANKVTLGYTSDIKNLVPMLQSFKPTIVVSVPRVFEKVYNTAELNARNSGRGAVFELAVKTAIAYSEALAGSGPNLLLKLGHAVFDRLVYSKLRAALGGDCHAAISGGAPLGKRLGHFYRGAGLSIYEGYGLTETSAAITVNRIGELKVGTVGKLVPGNSMALAEDGELLVKGGVVFDGYWRNDKATGEAIVDGWFHTGDLASIDADGFVSITGRKKEIIVTAGGKNVAPAVLEDALRAHPLISQAMAVGDNQPFIGALIAIDPEAFEGWKTQHGKAAGATVGDLRTDPDLIAEVEMAVKDANQHVSHAESIRKFRILPDDFTVQTGELTPTLKVKRNVVAEKFADEIGAIYAK from the coding sequence ATGCGTGAGTACAACGTTCCGGCGTCGTTCACCATCGGAGAGCACGACAATGTCGTCAGCTCGGTGTACGACCACGAGCGCACCGATCCGAGCTATGTGATCGTGCAGCGGCAGGTCGACGGCGCCTGGACCGACGTGACGTGTGCCGAGGTCGCCGCCCAGATCCGCTCAGCGGCGCTGGGATTGATCGCCGAAGGTGTGCAGGCCGGTGACCGGGTGGCGATCCTGTCGGCGACCCGCTACGAGTGGGTGATCCTCGACTACGCGATCCTGTCCGTCGGCGGGGTGACGGTGCCGATCTACGAGACGTCCTCGGCAGACCAGGTCCGCTGGGTCCTCCAGGACTCCGGCGCGGTGCTGGTGTTCACCGAGACCGAGGCGCACGCGCAGATGGTCAAGGAACTTCACGACGAGCTGCCGGACCTTCGCAAGGCCCGGCGGATCGAGTCCTCGGGCCCCACCGCACTCGACGAGCTGGCCAAGGCCGCCGCCGGTGCGGACCCGGCAGAGCTGGAGCGCCGGCTGACGGCGCTGCGTTCGGCCGACCCGGCGACCTTGATCTACACCTCGGGCACCACCGGCCGGCCCAAGGGCGTCCAGCTCACCCACGCCAACCTGCTCTTCGAAACCCGCGGCACCACAACATGTTTCCCGACGCTGCTGCGCCAGCACGAGCGGCTGCTGGTCTTTTTGCCGTTGGCGCATGTGCTGGCCCGTGCCTTGTCGATGACAGCGTTCGCCAACAAGGTGACACTCGGCTACACCAGCGACATCAAGAACCTGGTGCCGATGCTGCAGTCCTTCAAGCCGACGATCGTGGTGTCTGTCCCGCGAGTGTTCGAAAAGGTCTACAACACAGCCGAATTGAATGCGCGCAACAGCGGCCGGGGCGCGGTTTTCGAGCTGGCCGTCAAGACCGCGATCGCCTACAGCGAGGCCCTGGCCGGCAGTGGCCCCAACCTGCTGCTGAAGCTCGGCCACGCCGTGTTCGACCGACTGGTGTACAGCAAGCTGCGGGCCGCCCTCGGCGGGGACTGCCATGCCGCGATCTCGGGTGGCGCGCCGTTGGGCAAGCGACTCGGCCACTTCTACCGCGGAGCCGGGCTGTCGATCTACGAGGGCTACGGGCTGACCGAGACCAGCGCGGCGATCACGGTGAACCGCATCGGTGAGCTCAAGGTCGGCACGGTCGGAAAGTTGGTGCCGGGCAACAGCATGGCGCTCGCCGAGGACGGCGAGCTGCTGGTCAAAGGTGGCGTCGTGTTCGACGGCTACTGGCGCAACGACAAGGCGACCGGCGAGGCGATCGTCGACGGGTGGTTCCACACCGGGGATCTGGCCAGCATCGACGCCGACGGCTTCGTGTCGATCACCGGCCGCAAGAAGGAGATCATCGTCACGGCGGGCGGCAAGAACGTCGCCCCCGCCGTGCTCGAAGACGCCCTGCGGGCCCATCCGCTGATCAGCCAGGCGATGGCCGTCGGCGACAATCAGCCGTTCATCGGTGCCCTGATCGCCATCGACCCTGAGGCGTTCGAGGGGTGGAAGACCCAGCACGGCAAGGCCGCCGGAGCCACGGTGGGCGACCTGCGCACGGATCCGGATCTGATCGCCGAAGTCGAGATGGCCGTCAAGGACGCGAATCAGCATGTCTCCCATGCCGAATCGATTCGCAAGTTCCGGATCCTGCCGGATGACTTCACGGTGCAGACCGGCGAACTGACCCCGACGCTGAAGGTCAAGCGCAATGTGGTGGCGGAGAAGTTCGCCGACGAGATCGGAGCGATCTATGCGAAATAA
- a CDS encoding ArsA family ATPase — translation MTDRARISFFVGKGGVGKSTLASATAVRAALAGQRVLAVSTDQAHSLGDVLGVVVPPTGAREPVRILTEEGTDDTAGGHLDALALDTLALLADRWRAVAPVLAARFPESDIKDVAPEELSALPGIQEVLGLAEVAALADSGRWDYLVVDCASTADAMRMLTLPAAFAMYVERAWPRHRRLSAAVDGVHSAATVAVVEGISGAVEGLSALLTDAERVSAHLVLTAERVVAAEAVRTLGSLVLMGVQVAELIVNQVLVQDDSYEYRNLPDHPAFGWYAERISEQHSVLDELATTIGDVELVLAPHLAGEPIGPKALGQLLDSVRRRDGSAPPGPLKPVVDRESGSGLDAVYRMRLELPQIDPGTLTLGRVDDDLIIGAAGMRRRVRLASVLRRCIVTDAALRGTELTVRFRPNPEVWPA, via the coding sequence GTGACTGATCGGGCCCGGATCAGTTTCTTCGTCGGCAAAGGCGGCGTCGGCAAGTCGACGCTGGCCTCGGCGACGGCGGTCCGGGCGGCGCTGGCCGGTCAGCGGGTGCTGGCCGTGTCCACCGATCAGGCCCACTCACTCGGCGATGTTCTCGGTGTCGTGGTCCCGCCGACCGGCGCCCGCGAACCGGTGCGCATCCTCACCGAGGAGGGCACCGACGACACCGCGGGCGGCCACCTCGACGCGCTGGCGCTGGACACCCTGGCCCTGCTCGCGGACAGATGGCGGGCCGTCGCGCCGGTGCTGGCCGCGAGATTTCCGGAGTCCGACATCAAAGATGTTGCCCCGGAAGAGCTTTCCGCCCTGCCCGGAATCCAGGAGGTGCTAGGGCTGGCCGAGGTGGCCGCACTGGCGGACTCCGGCCGGTGGGACTACCTCGTCGTCGACTGCGCCTCGACGGCCGACGCGATGCGGATGCTGACGCTGCCTGCCGCCTTCGCGATGTACGTCGAGCGGGCCTGGCCCCGGCATCGCCGGCTCAGTGCCGCCGTCGACGGGGTGCACTCCGCGGCGACCGTCGCCGTGGTCGAGGGCATCAGCGGGGCCGTCGAAGGGTTGTCCGCGCTGCTCACCGATGCCGAGCGGGTCAGCGCGCACCTGGTGCTCACCGCTGAGCGGGTGGTGGCCGCCGAGGCGGTCCGCACCCTGGGGTCGCTGGTGCTGATGGGTGTGCAGGTCGCCGAACTGATCGTGAATCAGGTTCTCGTCCAAGATGATTCGTACGAGTACCGCAATCTTCCGGACCATCCGGCATTCGGCTGGTACGCCGAGCGGATCTCCGAACAGCACTCGGTGCTCGACGAGCTCGCCACCACCATCGGCGACGTGGAACTGGTGCTGGCGCCCCACCTGGCCGGTGAGCCGATCGGCCCCAAAGCGCTCGGACAATTACTCGACAGCGTCCGGCGACGGGACGGTTCGGCACCGCCCGGGCCGCTCAAGCCGGTGGTGGACCGCGAATCGGGCTCAGGGCTCGATGCCGTCTACCGCATGCGGCTAGAGTTGCCGCAAATCGATCCGGGCACGCTGACGCTGGGCCGGGTCGACGACGACCTGATAATCGGTGCCGCGGGGATGCGGCGCCGGGTACGACTGGCGTCGGTCCTTCGGCGGTGCATCGTGACGGATGCGGCCCTCCGCGGTACCGAGCTGACCGTGCGCTTTCGACCCAATCCGGAGGTGTGGCCCGCGTGA
- a CDS encoding polyadenylate-specific 3'-exoribonuclease AS: MRYFYDTEFIDNGRIIDLISIGVVADDGREFYAISTEFDPDSAGRWVRTNVLPKLPSPSSKLWRSRRQIREGLEEFLGIDGDEPIELWAWVAAYDHVALCQLWGPMTSLPPQIPRFTRELRQFWEDRGSPRMPPRPQDTHDALVDARHNRRRYVLMTTGVDLGVTPVSR, translated from the coding sequence GTGCGGTACTTCTACGACACGGAGTTCATCGACAACGGTCGGATCATCGACCTGATCTCGATCGGCGTGGTGGCCGACGACGGACGCGAGTTCTACGCGATCTCCACCGAGTTCGACCCCGACTCCGCAGGCCGGTGGGTGCGCACCAACGTGTTGCCGAAGCTGCCGAGCCCGTCGTCGAAGCTGTGGCGCTCGCGCCGTCAGATCCGGGAGGGCCTGGAGGAGTTCCTGGGTATCGACGGCGACGAGCCGATCGAGCTGTGGGCCTGGGTGGCCGCCTACGACCACGTCGCGCTGTGCCAACTGTGGGGGCCGATGACCAGCCTGCCGCCGCAGATCCCGCGGTTCACCCGCGAGCTGCGCCAGTTCTGGGAGGATCGCGGCAGCCCCCGGATGCCGCCGCGACCGCAGGACACCCACGACGCTCTGGTCGACGCCCGCCACAACCGTCGCCGGTATGTCCTGATGACCACCGGCGTCGACCTGGGTGTGACGCCGGTCAGCCGGTAA
- a CDS encoding polyketide cyclase / dehydrase and lipid transport encodes MNSIQVADETFVAADPAAVGRAVADRASWRRWWPDLRLEVVEDRADKGVRWTVTGPLTGTMEIWLEPVLDGVLLHYFLHAEPSGVAAWQLAKMNLAKLTHQRRVAGKRMAFEVKSTLEASRPVGVAPGT; translated from the coding sequence ATGAACAGCATCCAGGTCGCCGACGAGACGTTTGTCGCGGCAGATCCGGCGGCGGTCGGGCGCGCGGTCGCGGACCGGGCGAGCTGGCGGCGGTGGTGGCCGGACCTGCGCCTCGAGGTCGTCGAGGACCGCGCCGACAAGGGCGTGCGCTGGACGGTGACCGGCCCGCTCACCGGAACCATGGAGATCTGGCTGGAGCCGGTCCTCGACGGCGTGCTGCTGCACTATTTTCTGCACGCCGAGCCCTCCGGCGTCGCGGCCTGGCAGCTGGCCAAGATGAACCTCGCCAAGCTGACACATCAGCGCCGGGTGGCCGGTAAACGGATGGCCTTCGAGGTGAAATCCACGCTGGAGGCGTCCCGCCCGGTGGGCGTCGCACCCGGCACCTGA
- a CDS encoding protein kinase, translating into MSVTSDPLNGVLLEDRYRVDAKIATGGMSTVYRGLDVRLDRPVALKVMDARYAGDSQFLTRFQREARAVARLKDPGLVAVYDQGLDGSHPFLVMELIEGGTLRELLRERGPMPPHAAAAVLRPVLGGLATAHRAGLVHRDVKPENVLISDDGEVKLVDFGLVRAVAEAGITSTSVILGTAAYLSPEQVSTGAADARSDVYAVGVLAYELITGATPFTGDNPLTVAYQRMDHDVPPPSAAISGVPPQFDEFIARATARNPEARFADAAEMAEDLDAIAVELALPKFRVPAPKNSAQHAAATAFHSRPTVDFHPAPQPVPAQPMAVPPPQAVKNPTRQLIRDPQDWQPIAEDDETPELASQFAGIDIGEFIWERQRARRALMFWTLIVLLLTGGVAAAGWTLGTNLTSLI; encoded by the coding sequence GTGTCGGTGACGTCGGACCCCCTCAACGGCGTGTTGCTGGAAGACCGGTACCGCGTCGACGCCAAGATCGCCACCGGCGGCATGTCCACCGTGTACCGCGGTCTCGATGTGCGCCTGGACCGGCCGGTCGCGCTGAAGGTGATGGACGCACGCTACGCAGGAGACAGCCAGTTCCTCACCCGCTTCCAGCGGGAAGCCCGCGCGGTCGCCCGGCTGAAGGACCCCGGCTTGGTCGCGGTCTACGACCAGGGTCTGGACGGCAGTCACCCGTTCCTGGTGATGGAGCTGATCGAGGGCGGCACGCTGCGCGAGTTACTGCGCGAGCGCGGACCGATGCCCCCGCACGCGGCGGCGGCGGTGCTGCGTCCGGTGCTCGGCGGACTGGCCACCGCACATCGCGCCGGGCTGGTGCACCGCGACGTCAAACCCGAGAACGTGCTGATCTCTGACGACGGTGAGGTCAAGCTGGTCGACTTCGGGTTGGTTCGCGCGGTTGCCGAAGCCGGGATCACCTCGACCAGCGTGATTCTGGGCACGGCGGCCTACCTGTCCCCCGAGCAGGTCAGCACCGGGGCCGCCGACGCGCGCAGCGATGTCTATGCCGTCGGTGTGCTGGCCTACGAATTGATCACCGGGGCAACGCCGTTCACCGGTGACAATCCGCTGACGGTGGCATACCAGCGGATGGATCACGACGTCCCGCCGCCCAGTGCGGCGATCAGCGGGGTACCGCCCCAATTCGACGAGTTCATCGCGCGCGCAACAGCTCGCAACCCCGAGGCCCGGTTCGCCGACGCCGCGGAGATGGCCGAGGATCTGGACGCCATCGCCGTGGAGTTGGCGCTGCCGAAGTTCCGGGTGCCTGCACCGAAGAACTCCGCTCAGCACGCCGCGGCCACCGCTTTTCACAGCCGGCCCACCGTCGACTTCCACCCAGCCCCGCAGCCGGTGCCCGCGCAGCCGATGGCCGTGCCGCCGCCGCAGGCCGTGAAGAATCCCACCCGTCAGCTCATTCGCGACCCGCAGGACTGGCAGCCGATCGCCGAGGACGACGAGACTCCGGAACTGGCAAGCCAATTCGCCGGTATCGACATCGGTGAATTCATCTGGGAACGGCAGCGCGCACGGCGGGCGCTGATGTTCTGGACTCTGATCGTGCTGCTGCTGACCGGCGGTGTGGCCGCGGCCGGCTGGACCCTCGGCACCAATCTCACCTCGCTGATCTAG
- a CDS encoding SRPBCC family protein — protein sequence MADKTAQTIYIDADPRTVMDVIADIGSYPQWVSEYKETEVIESDEAGYPLVARLVLDAAVLKDTMVLAYEWPADRKSVRWSLVSSSLLRALDGAYTLQPKGSGTDVTYELSVDLMIPMIGLLKRKAERRLTDTALKDLKKWVEG from the coding sequence GTGGCTGACAAGACGGCGCAGACCATCTACATCGACGCGGACCCCCGCACCGTGATGGATGTCATCGCCGATATCGGGTCGTACCCGCAGTGGGTCTCCGAATACAAGGAGACCGAGGTCATCGAGTCCGACGAGGCCGGTTACCCGCTGGTCGCGCGACTGGTTCTGGACGCCGCTGTTCTGAAGGACACCATGGTGCTGGCCTACGAGTGGCCGGCCGACCGCAAGTCGGTGCGCTGGTCGTTGGTTTCGAGTTCGCTGTTGCGGGCACTCGACGGCGCATACACATTGCAACCCAAAGGTTCTGGTACCGATGTCACCTACGAGCTGTCGGTGGATCTGATGATCCCGATGATCGGCCTGCTCAAGCGCAAGGCCGAGCGCAGGCTGACCGACACCGCGCTCAAGGACCTGAAGAAATGGGTCGAGGGCTGA